In the Cheilinus undulatus linkage group 19, ASM1832078v1, whole genome shotgun sequence genome, one interval contains:
- the nsmaf gene encoding protein FAN: MAFLKSRERTKHRFSLLLLDLEEYYFEQHTAKLVPTSSKEDRKVRGSFKVCSKSIIFDPDDHAEPIIKIPLRDCQLIKFVEGETNPFSDPRPSAISISCLQLIYIKESNVIAPYRNERGDQKICFQLEVCSKTEDVVQTLLQLHRASRLDKLGDQTAMIEANLQSRLARSSFDKNCFQSVAERPHMECSVERVTPLVCNPGHVCITDENLYFQPLNGYPEQVIQIRLHRVRRIYKRRHGLRPLGLEVFCTENDFCSDIYLKFYKTEDRDEIYYYIATFLENHMTEHTAESYMLQWQRGHLSNYEYLLHLNNLADRSCNDLSQYPVFPWVLSDYSSKQLDLTNPASFRDLSKPVGALNKERLDRLLARYRGMPDPAFMYGSHYSSPGYVLFYLVRVAPEHMLCLQNGRYDHADRMFNSVGETWKNCLEGATDFKELIPEFYGNDSSFLENKLSLDLGRRQNGSLVNDVVLPPWASDSADFLQKHRTALESQFVSEHLHEWIDLVFGFRQRGSEAVAAHNVFHPLTYEGGIDCDSIKDPDQRIAMLTQILEFGQTPKQLFSSPHPQRITARLSNMTRSQSSSSPLSDMSPVSQSEESSFEDLTEESRKLVWTNMGNLNLISSHKIHKEALTGVAVSRDGSAIFSTSQDSTLKMFSRELKDFQRSVSFSNMALSSCLMLPDGKTVVCSSWDNNVYFYSVPFGRRQDTLMGHDDAVSQLCWFDDRLYTASWDSTVKVWQCPANSSANHKRAHLNLLSELEHDAGVNTISLNTSGTLLVSGGKDGTVSIWDTSSYSTLQQVNCHTGNIHHIAFSPDSRHVLSVGADCCMKVMDVQTGMVISSVKADEEQRCFCWDGSLVLAGGQSGDLLLWDLISNTVTKRIQAHSGAVTIMWMNELCSSVITGGDDRQIMFWKISS, from the exons ATGGCTTTTttaaagagcagagagagaaccAAACATAG GTTTTCTCTGCTGTTGTTGGACCTGGAGGAATATTATTTTGAGCAGCACACAGCGAAGCTCGTCCCCACCTCCTCCAAGGAGGACAG AAAAGTCCGCGGCTCCTTTAAAGTTTGCTCTAAATCGATCATATTTGATCCTGATGATCACGCCGAGCCCATCATCAAG ATTCCTCTCAGAGACTGTCAGCTCATAAAGTTTGTGGAAGGAGAGACCAACCCATTCTCAGA CCCTCGGCCTTCTGCCATCTCTATCTCCTGTCTACAG CTGATTTACATTAAAGAGAGTAATGTGATCGCTCCATACAGGAATGAACGG gGGGACcagaaaatctgttttcagttggAGGTTTGCAGTAAAACGGAGGATGTGGTTCAGACGTTGCTGcag CTCCACAGAGCGTCTCGTCTGGACAAACTGGGAGATCAGACCGCCATG ATTGAAGCTAATCTCCAGTCCCGACTGGCCAGGTCCTCCTTTGATAAAAACTG TTTCCAGAGCGTAGCAGAGCGCCCTCACATGGAGTGTTCAGTGGAAAGAGTCACTCCTCTGGTGTGTAACCCAGGTCACGTCTGCATCACTGATGAAAACCTTTACTTCCAACCGCTCAATGGATACCCG GAGcaggtgatccagatcagacTGCACAGAGTGAGACGGATCTACAAACGACGGCATGGACTCAGACCTCTG GGTCTTGAAGTTTTCTGCACTGAGAATGATTTCTGCTCCGACATCtacctgaagttttacaaaacAGAGGACAGAGATGAGATCTACTACTACATTGCCACATTTCTTG AGAATCACATGACGGAGCACACAGCAGAGAGCTATATGCTGCAGTGGCAGCGTGGTCACCTCAGTAACTATGAGTACCTGCTACACCTCAACAACCTGGCCGACCGCAGCTGTAATGACCTGTCCCAGTACCCGGTCTTCCCCTGGGTTCTCAGCGACTACAGCAGCAAACAGCTGG ACCTGACCAACCCAGCCTCCTTCAGAGATCTGAGTAAACCAGTGGGAGCTCTGAACAAGGAGAGACTGGACAGACTGCTG GCTCGGTACAGAGGCATGCCCGACCCCGCCTTCATGTACGGCAGTCACTACTCATCTCCAGGATATGTCCTGTTCTACCTGGTCAGAGTCG CTCCTGAACACATGCTGTGTCTGCAGAACGGACGCTATGACCACGCAGATCGCATGTTCAACAG tgtAGGTGAGACCTGGAAAAACTGTCTAGAGGGAGCCACCGACTTTAAAGAG CTGATTCCTGAGTTCTACGGCAACGACTCCAGCTTTCTGGAGAACAAACTGAGTCTTGATCTGGGTCGGAGACAAAACGGGAGTTTGGTCAATGACGTGGTTCTCCCACCGTGGGCCTCTG ACAGCGCTGACTTCCTGCAGAAACACCGCACTGCTCTGGAGAGTCAGTTTGTGTCTGAGCATCTTCACGAGTGGATTGATCTCGTGTTTGGTTTCAGACAGCGAGGGAGTGAAGCTGTGGCCGCTCATAACG tgtttcaccCGTTGACCTACGAGGGAGGCATCGACTGTGACAG CATCAAGGACCCTGACCAGCGGATCGCCATGCTGACTCAGATCCTGGAGTTTGGTCAGAcccccaaacagctgttcagctCCCCCCACCCCCAGAGGATCACGGCCCGCCTCAGCAACATGACCCGCAGCCAGAGCAGCAGCTCGCCGCTCAGCGATATGTCTCCAG tgtCTCAGAGCGAGGAGTCCTCCTTCGAGGATCTGACCGAGGAGAGCAGGAAACTGGTGTGGACCAACATGGGAAACCTGAACCTGATCAGCAGCCACAAGATCCACAAAGA agcTCTGACAGGTGTTGCTGTTAGTCGAGATGGATCTGCCATTTTCTCCACATCACAAG acTCGACGTTGAAGATGTTTTCCAGAGAGCTGAAGGATTTCCAGAGGAGTGTTTCCTTCTCTAACATG GCTCTGTCCTCGTGTCTGATGCTTCCTGATGGTAAAACTGTTGTCTGTTCCTCCTGGGATAATAATgt GTATTTTTACTCAGTCCCATTCGGTCGCAGACAGGACACTCTGATGGGTCACGATGACGCCGTCAGTCAGCTGTGCTGGTTTGATGATCGGCTCTACACGGCGTCCTGGGACTCCACGGTGAAG GTGTGGCAGTGTCCCGCTAACagctcagccaatcacaagAGAGCTCACTTGAACCTGCTGTCTGAACTTGAGCACGACGCTGGG GTGAACACGATCTCTCTGAACACGTCAGGGACTCTACTCGTCTCTGGAGGTAAAGATGGGACCGTCTCTATCTGGGACACCAGCAGCTACTCCACCCTGCAGCAGGTCAACTGTCACACCGGAAACATCCACCACATCGCCTTTAGTCCAG ACAGCAGACACGTCCTGAGCGTGGGAGCAGACTGCTGCATGAAGGTGATGGATGTGCAGACGGGGATGGTCATCTCCTCGGTAAAGGCTGACGAGGAGCAGAG GTGtttttgttgggacggtagcttgGTCCTGGCTGGAGGTCAGTCTGGAGATCTGCTGCTATGGGATCTGATCAGTAACACCGTTACCAAGAGGATACAGGCCCACTCAG GAGCAGTAACGATCATGTGGATGAACGAGCTCTGCAGCTCAGTGATCACTGGAGGAGATGACAGACAGATCATGTTCTGGAAGATCAGCAGCTAG